A single Populus alba chromosome 7, ASM523922v2, whole genome shotgun sequence DNA region contains:
- the LOC118050557 gene encoding AP2-like ethylene-responsive transcription factor ANT isoform X1, giving the protein MKSMNNDDGNNNHNADWLGFSLSPQMNMEVPSGTDHHQQTRSASAAVPTAIPTNLFHSQLPHLNCGIYYGVEGENGGFYSPLHVMPLRSDGSPCMMDALTRTQPQATMVTTSTPKLEDFFVGATMGTHHYESNDREAMALSLDSSSSMYYHQDTDHEPNNQICLNHLEQNPRQQHHHHIQVQQYPYYSNFRDNEMSVGEDAKQMTQASDCNLLLHPNMGDDGIPGMKNWVSRNHQSNHVMEQKMLRCVVENGGESGPNISAMTYGDLQCLSLSMSPGSQSSCVTGTSQQISPSVTDYAAIETKKRGPGKGDQKQIVHRKSIDTFGQRTSQYRGVTRHRWTGRYEAHLWDNSCKKEGQSRKGRQVYLGGYDMEEKAARAYDLAALKYWGPSTHINSPLENYQKEIEEMKNMTRQEYVAHLRRKSSGFSRGASIYRGVTSRHHQHGRWQARIGRVAGNKDLYLGTFSTQEEAAEAYDVAAIKFRGVSAVTNFDITRYDVERIMASNTLLAGELARRNKDIGPCNDATTNHNPSTHKSENESDWKMVFCQSSQQLDHKASNAVDNYKTQAFSLSPENVIANDSIFSLHQQQVEDSSKMGTHMSNASSLVTSLCSSREGSPDRANLPVLFGMPPSATSKFYTSPICDVNSWIPTAAAAQLRPAAVSLPHMPVFAAWTDA; this is encoded by the exons ATGAAGTCCATGAACAATGATGATGGTAACAATAACCATAATGCTGACTGGTTAGGCTTCTCTTTGTCCCCTCAAATGAACATGGAGGTTCCATCAGGTACTGATCATCATCAACAAACACGGTCTGCCTCTGCTGCTGTTCCTACTGCAATCCCAACAAACCTTTTCCACTCCCAATTACCACACCTTAACTGTGGTATTTACTACGGTGTTGAAGGTGAGAATGGTGGCTTTTACTCTCCTCTGCATGTTATGCCACTGAGGTCCGATGGGTCGCCTTGTATGATGGATGCTCTCACCAGGACACAGCCTCAAG CAACAATGGTAACAACTTCAACACCAAAACTTGAGGACTTCTTTGTTGGTGCAACTATGGGGACCCATCACTACGAAAGCAATGATAGAGAAGCTATGGCTCTTAGCTTAGACAGTAGTAGTTCTATGTATTATCACCAAGACACAGACCATGAGCCCAACAACCAAATTTGTCTAAACCATCTTGAACAAAACCCCAGACAGCAACACCATCACCACATTCAAGTTCAACAGTACCCATATTACTCCAACTTTAGGGACAATGAGATGTCAGTAGGAGAGGATGCTAAGCAAATGACTCAGGCTTCAGATTgcaatcttcttcttcatccaaATATGGGAGATGATGGGATACCTGGCATGAAGAATTGGGTTTCGAGAAACCATCAAAGCAACCATGTCATGGAGCAGAAGATGCTTAGATGTGTGGTTGAAAATGGAGGTGAATCTGGGCCTAATATTAGTGCAATGACATACGGGGATTTGCAGTGTTTGAGCTTGTCAATGAGTCCTGGCTCCCAGTCAAGCTGTGTTACTGGTACTTCTCAGCAAATCTCACCTTCTGTGACTGACTATGCAGCCATAGAAACCAAGAAAAGAGGACCCGGGAAGGGGGATCAGAAGCAAATTGTTCATAGGAAGTCCATTGATACATTTGGGCAAAGAACTTCCCAATATAGAGGTGTTACAAG GCATAGATGGACAGGGAGATATGAAGCCCATCTATGGGACAACAGTTGCAAGAAAGAAGGTCAAAGCAGAAAAGGAAGGCAAG TTTATCTGG gGGGTTACGATATGGAAGAAAAAGCTGCAAGAGCTTATGATCTAGCTGCACTCAAGTATTGGGGACCCTCTACTCATATCAATTCCCCT TTGGAAAACTatcaaaaagaaattgaagaaatgaagaaCATGACCAGACAGGAATATGTTGCTCATTTGAGAAG AAAAAGTAGTGGGTTCTCCAGGGGAGCTTCAATTTACCGAGGAGTAACAAG cagACATCATCAACATGGAAGATGGCAAGCTCGGATTGGAAGGGTTGCCGGAAACAAGGATCTTTATCTAGGAACATTCA GCACCCAAGAGGAAGCAGCTGAAGCCTATGATGTAGCAGCTATAAAATTTCGAGGAGTTAGTGCTGTAACCAACTTTGACATAACGAGGTATGATGTGGAACGAATCATGGCTAGCAATACGCTTCTTGCTGGAGAATTAGCCAGGCGAAACAAAGACATTGGACCTTGTAATGATGCAACTACCAATCACAATCCTTCTACTCATAAGAGTGAAAACGAATCGGATTGGAAAATGGTCTTCTGTCAGTCCTCCCAGCAACTGGATCACAAAGCCTCAAATGCTGTGGATAATTACAAAACTCAGGCTTTCTCGTTGTCCCCTGAAAATGTAATCGCAAATGACAGCATTTTCTCACTGCACCAGCAACAGGTAGAAGACTCGTCCAAGATGGGAACTCACATGTCAAATGCGTCGTCGCTGGTGACTAGTTTATGTAGCTCTAGAGAAGGAAGCCCTGATAGAGCAAACCTACCAGTGCTCTTTGGAATGCCTCCCTCAGCAACATCCAAGTTTTACACTAGTCCAATTTGTGATGTGAATTCTTGGATcccaacagcagcagcagcacagTTGAGGCCTGCTGCTGTCTCATTGCCTCACATGCCAGTTTTTGCTGCTTGGACAGATGCCTAG
- the LOC118050557 gene encoding AP2-like ethylene-responsive transcription factor ANT isoform X2, whose product MKSMNNDDGNNNHNADWLGFSLSPQMNMEVPSGTDHHQQTRSASAAVPTAIPTNLFHSQLPHLNCGIYYGVEGENGGFYSPLHVMPLRSDGSPCMMDALTRTQPQATMVTTSTPKLEDFFVGATMGTHHYESNDREAMALSLDSSSSMYYHQDTDHEPNNQICLNHLEQNPRQQHHHHIQVQQYPYYSNFRDNEMSVGEDAKQMTQASDCNLLLHPNMGDDGIPGMKNWVSRNHQSNHVMEQKMLRCVVENGGESGPNISAMTYGDLQCLSLSMSPGSQSSCVTGTSQQISPSVTDYAAIETKKRGPGKGDQKQIVHRKSIDTFGQRTSQYRGVTRHRWTGRYEAHLWDNSCKKEGQSRKGRQVYLGGYDMEEKAARAYDLAALKYWGPSTHINSPLENYQKEIEEMKNMTRQEYVAHLRRKSSGFSRGASIYRGVTRHHQHGRWQARIGRVAGNKDLYLGTFSTQEEAAEAYDVAAIKFRGVSAVTNFDITRYDVERIMASNTLLAGELARRNKDIGPCNDATTNHNPSTHKSENESDWKMVFCQSSQQLDHKASNAVDNYKTQAFSLSPENVIANDSIFSLHQQQVEDSSKMGTHMSNASSLVTSLCSSREGSPDRANLPVLFGMPPSATSKFYTSPICDVNSWIPTAAAAQLRPAAVSLPHMPVFAAWTDA is encoded by the exons ATGAAGTCCATGAACAATGATGATGGTAACAATAACCATAATGCTGACTGGTTAGGCTTCTCTTTGTCCCCTCAAATGAACATGGAGGTTCCATCAGGTACTGATCATCATCAACAAACACGGTCTGCCTCTGCTGCTGTTCCTACTGCAATCCCAACAAACCTTTTCCACTCCCAATTACCACACCTTAACTGTGGTATTTACTACGGTGTTGAAGGTGAGAATGGTGGCTTTTACTCTCCTCTGCATGTTATGCCACTGAGGTCCGATGGGTCGCCTTGTATGATGGATGCTCTCACCAGGACACAGCCTCAAG CAACAATGGTAACAACTTCAACACCAAAACTTGAGGACTTCTTTGTTGGTGCAACTATGGGGACCCATCACTACGAAAGCAATGATAGAGAAGCTATGGCTCTTAGCTTAGACAGTAGTAGTTCTATGTATTATCACCAAGACACAGACCATGAGCCCAACAACCAAATTTGTCTAAACCATCTTGAACAAAACCCCAGACAGCAACACCATCACCACATTCAAGTTCAACAGTACCCATATTACTCCAACTTTAGGGACAATGAGATGTCAGTAGGAGAGGATGCTAAGCAAATGACTCAGGCTTCAGATTgcaatcttcttcttcatccaaATATGGGAGATGATGGGATACCTGGCATGAAGAATTGGGTTTCGAGAAACCATCAAAGCAACCATGTCATGGAGCAGAAGATGCTTAGATGTGTGGTTGAAAATGGAGGTGAATCTGGGCCTAATATTAGTGCAATGACATACGGGGATTTGCAGTGTTTGAGCTTGTCAATGAGTCCTGGCTCCCAGTCAAGCTGTGTTACTGGTACTTCTCAGCAAATCTCACCTTCTGTGACTGACTATGCAGCCATAGAAACCAAGAAAAGAGGACCCGGGAAGGGGGATCAGAAGCAAATTGTTCATAGGAAGTCCATTGATACATTTGGGCAAAGAACTTCCCAATATAGAGGTGTTACAAG GCATAGATGGACAGGGAGATATGAAGCCCATCTATGGGACAACAGTTGCAAGAAAGAAGGTCAAAGCAGAAAAGGAAGGCAAG TTTATCTGG gGGGTTACGATATGGAAGAAAAAGCTGCAAGAGCTTATGATCTAGCTGCACTCAAGTATTGGGGACCCTCTACTCATATCAATTCCCCT TTGGAAAACTatcaaaaagaaattgaagaaatgaagaaCATGACCAGACAGGAATATGTTGCTCATTTGAGAAG AAAAAGTAGTGGGTTCTCCAGGGGAGCTTCAATTTACCGAGGAGTAACAAG ACATCATCAACATGGAAGATGGCAAGCTCGGATTGGAAGGGTTGCCGGAAACAAGGATCTTTATCTAGGAACATTCA GCACCCAAGAGGAAGCAGCTGAAGCCTATGATGTAGCAGCTATAAAATTTCGAGGAGTTAGTGCTGTAACCAACTTTGACATAACGAGGTATGATGTGGAACGAATCATGGCTAGCAATACGCTTCTTGCTGGAGAATTAGCCAGGCGAAACAAAGACATTGGACCTTGTAATGATGCAACTACCAATCACAATCCTTCTACTCATAAGAGTGAAAACGAATCGGATTGGAAAATGGTCTTCTGTCAGTCCTCCCAGCAACTGGATCACAAAGCCTCAAATGCTGTGGATAATTACAAAACTCAGGCTTTCTCGTTGTCCCCTGAAAATGTAATCGCAAATGACAGCATTTTCTCACTGCACCAGCAACAGGTAGAAGACTCGTCCAAGATGGGAACTCACATGTCAAATGCGTCGTCGCTGGTGACTAGTTTATGTAGCTCTAGAGAAGGAAGCCCTGATAGAGCAAACCTACCAGTGCTCTTTGGAATGCCTCCCTCAGCAACATCCAAGTTTTACACTAGTCCAATTTGTGATGTGAATTCTTGGATcccaacagcagcagcagcacagTTGAGGCCTGCTGCTGTCTCATTGCCTCACATGCCAGTTTTTGCTGCTTGGACAGATGCCTAG
- the LOC118050558 gene encoding receptor-like protein 44, producing MGFWSVVLFTLLACASVSISDPSDEACLTHLTQSLKDPTNSLQNWTKSNFANPCSGFTSYLPGATCNNGRIYKLSLTNLSLQGSISPYLANCTNLQSLDLSSNQITGAIPADLQSLVNLAVLNLSSNRLDGEIPPQITMCAYLNVIDLHDNFLSGQIPQQLGLLVRLSAFDVSNNKLSGPIPVSLGNRSGNLPRFNASSFLGNKDLYGYPLPPMKTKGLSVLAIVGIGLGSGFASLVLSFTGVCIWLKVTEQKMALEDGKISQLMPDY from the coding sequence ATGGGTTTTTGGTCAGTGGTGTTGTTTACTTTGTTAGCCTGCGCATCTGTCTCAATATCAGATCCAAGTGATGAAGCGTGTTTAACCCACTTAACTCAATCCTTAAAAGACCCAACAAACTCACTTCAAAACTggacaaaatcaaattttgcaaaccCATGTTCTGGTTTCACTTCTTATCTCCCTGGTGCTACTTGCAACAATGGTCGCATCTATAAGCTTTCTCTGACAAACCTTTCTCTTCAAGGCTCTATCTCTCCTTATTTAGCAAACTGTACCAATCTCCAGTCTCTTGACCTCTCCTCTAATCAAATTACAGGCGCTATCCCCGCAGATTTGCAATCCTTGGTCAATCTTGCTGTGCTCAATCTCTCCTCTAATCGACTCGATGGAGAGATCCCACCACAGATTACAATGTGTGCTTATTTAAATGTTATTGATTTGCATGATAATTTCCTCTCCGGTCAAATCCCACAACAGCTTGGTCTTCTAGTAAGGCTATCTGCTTTTGATGTGAGCAATAACAAGCTGTCTGGGCCAATACCTGTTTCATTAGGGAATAGGAGCGGTAATTTACCAAGATTCAATGCCTCTTCTTTTCTTGGAAATAAGGATCTTTATGGCTACCCTTTGCCTCCAATGAAGACCAAAGGTTTGTCAGTTTTGGCCATTGTTGGGATCGGTTTAGGAAGTGGGTTTGCAAGTTTGGTCCTCAGTTTTACTGGGGTTTGCATTTGGTTGAAGGTTACTGAACAAAAGATGGCACTCGAAGACGGCAAGATTAGCCAGCTCATGCCTGATTATTGA
- the LOC118050555 gene encoding squalene epoxidase 3: MSLELTRVPRQLPLHHNHTLKVSLHKGKPSPKISIYLAFSVSSSRSSKLQTPHRRREPKEPIFVFSSSSSVHQCHNYHIKKMTVVIDKHNVLVGTFFAFLILYILRQNIWKREKNSKRITLKIQNDSAVSVLRHENGGGFSSADDVIVVGAGVAGAALAYTLGKDGRRVHVIERDLKEPDRIVGELLQPGGYIKLIELGLQDCVEEIDAQRVLGYALFKDGKNTKLSYPLEKFHTDVSGRSFHNGRFIQRMREKAATLPNVRLEQGTVTSLLEEDGTVKGVQYKTKDGQELKAYAPLTIVCDGCFSNLRRSLCNPKVDVPSCFVGLILENCQLPFENHGHVILADPSPILFYPISSTEVRCLVDVPGQKVPSIANGEMANYLKNMVAPQIPSELRNAFISAIDKGNIRTMPNRSMPAEAHPTPGALLMGDAFNMRHPLTGGGMTVALSDIVVLRDLLKPLRDLNDAASLTKYLESFYTLRKPVASTINTLAGALYKVFSASSDDARKEMREACFDYLSLGGNFSAGPVALLSGLNPRPLSLVLHFFAVAVYGVGRLLLPFPSPKGMWIGVRLISSASGIIFPIIKAEGVRQMFFPATIPAVYRAPPVD, encoded by the exons ATGAGTTTGGAGCTCACCAGGGTACCACGACAACTCCCACTCCACCACAACCACACGTTAAAAGTCTCTCTCCATAAAGGGAAACCTTCCCCTAAAATCTCTATCTACCTTGCCTTCTCCGTATCCTCTTCAAGAAGCAGCAAACTACAAACACCCCACAGGAGAAGAGAACCTAAAGAACCaatctttgttttctcttcttcttcttctgtgcaTCAGTGTCATAATTATCATATAAAGAAGATGACGGTGGTGATTGATAAGCACAATGTCCTTGTGGGCACTTTCTTTGCCTTTCTTATCTTGTACATTTTGCGCCAAAATATctggaaaagagaaaagaacagTAAGAGAATAACATTGAAGATCCAAAACGATAGTGCTGTGTCTGTCTTGAGGCATGAAAATGGAGGAGGCTTCTCCTCTGCTGATGACGTCATTGTTGTTGGTGCTGGTGTTGCTGGTGCTGCCTTGGCTTATACTCTTGGCAAG GATGGAAGACGTGTTCATGTGATAGAAAGAGACTTGAAAGAGCCTGACAGAATTGTCGGTGAACTGCTCCAACCTGGGggatatatcaaattaatcgAATTAGGCCTTCAGG ATTGTGTGGAGGAAATTGATGCCCAACGAGTGCTTGGATATGCTCTCTTCAAGGATGGGAAGAATACTAAATTGTCATACCCTTTGGAAAAATTCCACACAGATGTTTCTGGAAGAAGCTTCCATAATGGACGTTTCATTCAGAGGATGAGAGAAAAGGCTGCTACCCTGCCCAA TGTAAGACTAGAACAAGGAACAGTCACATCTCTGCTTGAAGAAGATGGGACTGTTAAGGGTGTTCAATACAAAACGAAGGATGGTCAAGAACTTAAAGCTTATGCTCCTCTTACAATTGTGTGTGATGGCTGCTTCTCAAATCTGCGTCGCTCTCTATGCAACCCTAAG GTTGATGTGCCTTCATGTTTCGTGGGTTTGATCCTGGAGAACTGCCAGCTTCCATTTGAAAATCATGGGCATGTCATTCTAGCAGATCCATCACCAATTTTGTTTTATCCAATTAGCAGCACAGAGGTTCGCTGTTTGGTTGATGTACCAGGTCAAAAGGTGCCTTCCATTGCTAATGGTGAAATGGCTAATTATTTAAAGAACATGGTTGCACCAcag ATTCCATCTGAGCTTCGCAATGCCTTCATATCTGCTATAGATAAAGGTAATATCAGGACCATGCCAAATAGAAGCATGCCAGCGGAAGCACATCCTACTCCTGGAGCGCTTCTGATGGGTGATGCTTTCAACATGCGTCATCCATTAACTGGTGGTGGGATGACTGTGGCATTGTCTGATATTGTTGTACTTCGTGATCTTCTTAAACCACTTCGTGACCTTAATGATGCAGCTTCATTGACCAAATATCTTGAATCCTTTTACACCTTGCGCAAG CCAGTTGCATCTACGATAAATACTCTAGCAGGTGCTTTGTATAAAGTGTTCTCTGCTTCCTCTGATGATGCAAGGAAGGAAATGCGTGAAGCATGTTTTGACTATTTAAGCCTTGGGGGTAATTTCTCAGCAGGACCTGTGGCATTACTGTCTGGTCTAAACCCTCGTCCACTGAGTTTGGTCCTTCATTTCTTTGCGGTTGCCGTATATGGTGTTGGTCGTTTGCTACTTCCATTTCCATCGCCTAAAGGCATGTGGATTGGAGTGAGATTAATTTCG AGTGCATCAGGCATTATTTTCCCAATTATCAAAGCAGAGGGAGTGAGGCAAATGTTTTTCCCTGCCACTATTCCTGCTGTTTATAGAGCTCCTCCTGTTGATTGA